The following coding sequences lie in one Bifidobacterium sp. ESL0690 genomic window:
- the dnaK gene encoding molecular chaperone DnaK, translated as MGRAVGIDLGTTNSCIATLEGGEPTVIVNAEGARTTPSVVAFSKSGEILVGEVAKRQAVTNVDRTISSVKRHMGTDWSVDIDGKKWTPQEISAQILMKLKRDAEAYLGEPVTDAVITCPAYFNDAQRQATKDAGKIAGLNVLRIINEPTAAALAYGLEKGKEDERILVFDLGGGTFDVSLLEIGKDEDGFSTIQVQATNGDNKLGGDDWDQKIIDWLVSEVKNKYGVDLSKDKIALQRLKEAAEQAKKELSSSTETNISMQYLAMTPDGTPVHLDETLTRAHFEEMTSDLLGRCRTPFNNVLHDANISVSQIDHVVLVGGSTRMPAVKELVKELTGGKAANQSVNPDEVVAIGAAVQSGVIKGDRKDVLLIDVTPLSLGIETKGGIMTKLIDRNTAIPTKRSEVFSTAEDNQPSVLIQVYQGEREFARDNKPLGTFELTGIAPAPRGVPQIEVTFDIDANGIVHVSAKDKGTGKEQSMTITGGSALPKDEIDRMVKEAEAHEADDKKRKEDAETRNTAESFAYQMEKMVNDNKDKLSDDVVKEVTADVNDLKEALKGDDIDKIKSAQEKLTTSSQKIGQALYAQQGAEGAAGAAGAGAAGAAGAGSSSSSSDDDDVVDAEVVDDDDDKKDNK; from the coding sequence ATGGGACGTGCAGTAGGTATTGATTTGGGTACCACAAACTCTTGCATCGCAACGCTCGAAGGCGGCGAACCCACGGTCATCGTGAACGCCGAGGGCGCTCGCACCACCCCATCGGTGGTCGCGTTCAGCAAGTCCGGCGAGATTCTCGTCGGCGAGGTCGCCAAGCGTCAGGCCGTGACCAACGTCGACCGCACCATCAGCTCGGTCAAGCGCCACATGGGCACCGACTGGTCGGTGGACATCGACGGCAAGAAGTGGACTCCGCAGGAGATTTCCGCACAGATTTTGATGAAGCTTAAGAGGGACGCCGAGGCGTACCTGGGCGAACCGGTGACCGACGCGGTCATCACCTGCCCTGCATACTTCAACGACGCACAGCGTCAGGCGACCAAGGACGCCGGCAAGATCGCAGGCCTCAACGTGCTGCGTATCATCAACGAGCCGACGGCTGCGGCACTGGCTTATGGCCTTGAAAAGGGCAAGGAAGACGAACGCATTCTGGTCTTCGACCTCGGCGGCGGCACCTTCGATGTGTCCCTGCTGGAGATCGGCAAGGATGAGGACGGCTTCTCCACCATTCAGGTGCAGGCCACGAACGGTGACAACAAGCTCGGCGGCGACGATTGGGATCAGAAGATCATCGATTGGCTCGTCAGCGAGGTCAAGAACAAGTACGGCGTCGATCTGTCCAAGGACAAGATTGCGCTGCAGCGCTTGAAGGAAGCCGCGGAACAGGCCAAGAAGGAGCTCTCCAGCTCCACCGAGACCAACATCTCGATGCAGTATCTGGCCATGACCCCCGACGGAACGCCTGTCCACCTCGACGAGACGCTGACCCGCGCACACTTCGAGGAAATGACTTCCGACCTGCTTGGCCGTTGCCGCACGCCGTTCAACAACGTGCTGCACGACGCGAACATCTCGGTTTCGCAGATCGACCACGTGGTCCTCGTCGGCGGCTCGACTCGTATGCCCGCCGTCAAGGAGCTCGTCAAGGAACTCACCGGTGGCAAGGCCGCGAACCAGTCCGTCAACCCGGATGAGGTCGTGGCGATTGGCGCCGCGGTGCAGTCCGGCGTCATCAAGGGCGACCGCAAGGATGTCCTGCTGATCGACGTCACTCCGCTTTCCCTCGGCATCGAGACCAAGGGCGGCATCATGACCAAGCTCATCGACCGCAACACCGCCATCCCGACCAAGCGCAGCGAGGTTTTCTCGACCGCTGAGGACAACCAGCCTTCTGTGCTGATTCAGGTCTATCAGGGTGAGCGCGAGTTCGCCCGCGACAACAAGCCGCTGGGCACCTTCGAGCTGACCGGCATCGCTCCGGCTCCGCGTGGCGTCCCGCAGATCGAAGTCACCTTCGACATCGACGCGAATGGCATCGTGCACGTCTCCGCCAAGGACAAGGGCACCGGCAAGGAGCAGTCCATGACCATCACCGGCGGATCCGCTCTGCCCAAGGACGAGATTGACCGCATGGTTAAGGAAGCCGAAGCCCACGAGGCCGACGACAAGAAGCGCAAGGAAGACGCCGAGACCCGCAACACCGCCGAATCCTTCGCCTATCAGATGGAGAAGATGGTCAACGACAACAAGGACAAGCTCTCCGATGATGTCGTCAAGGAAGTCACGGCTGATGTCAACGACCTGAAGGAAGCCTTGAAGGGCGACGACATCGACAAGATCAAGTCCGCCCAGGAGAAGCTGACCACTTCCTCGCAGAAGATCGGTCAGGCGCTCTATGCGCAGCAAGGTGCCGAAGGTGCCGCTGGCGCTGCGGGTGCCGGTGCTGCTGGCGCGGCGGGCGCAGGCTCCAGCTCGTCCTCGTCCGATGACGACGACGTGGTTGACGCCGAGGTCGTTGACGACGATGACGACAAGAAGGACAACAAGTAA
- the grpE gene encoding nucleotide exchange factor GrpE, with protein sequence MSGFDKNDYLKNLPDPDDAWLNSMAGFNAPGAGFGGSPDGADSAEPEQANAGATGEKAGETMSSEQSNNKADDEAKQNPQGAAASAANNNDNTNVNAGNGSGQAGAGQADADNSQANAAGAAAAANAADNKATGDAGKADTADAADSKDGENTLTPLGQAKKEAADYLDALQRERAEFVNFRNRAKKEQDIFRQHGIIDVLTALLPALDDIDRIREHSDLDDSFAAVANKIDKAFEKFGVEKFGKKGEAFDPTKHEAILHKPDANATEETVDTVVEAGYRIGDRVIRAARVVVASPKA encoded by the coding sequence ATGTCCGGGTTCGATAAGAACGACTATCTGAAGAATCTGCCGGATCCCGACGACGCATGGCTCAACTCCATGGCTGGGTTCAATGCGCCGGGTGCGGGATTCGGCGGGTCCCCCGATGGGGCTGATTCTGCCGAACCCGAGCAGGCTAACGCCGGCGCAACCGGCGAAAAGGCGGGTGAAACAATGAGCTCCGAACAGTCGAATAACAAGGCTGACGACGAGGCGAAGCAGAACCCACAGGGTGCTGCCGCTTCAGCTGCCAACAACAACGACAATACGAATGTGAACGCAGGCAACGGTTCCGGGCAAGCGGGTGCTGGTCAGGCTGATGCCGACAATAGCCAAGCCAATGCTGCTGGTGCCGCAGCTGCTGCTAACGCAGCCGACAACAAGGCAACCGGCGACGCAGGCAAGGCTGATACAGCCGATGCTGCCGATAGCAAGGACGGCGAGAACACGCTGACACCGCTTGGGCAGGCGAAGAAGGAAGCCGCGGACTATCTTGATGCGCTCCAGCGTGAGCGTGCCGAGTTCGTCAACTTCCGCAACCGCGCGAAAAAAGAGCAAGACATCTTCCGTCAGCACGGCATCATCGATGTGCTGACCGCGTTGCTCCCCGCTCTCGACGACATCGACCGTATCCGTGAGCACAGCGACCTGGACGATTCGTTCGCCGCTGTGGCCAACAAGATCGACAAGGCGTTCGAGAAGTTCGGCGTGGAGAAGTTCGGCAAGAAGGGTGAAGCCTTCGACCCGACCAAACACGAGGCGATACTTCACAAACCGGATGCCAACGCGACCGAAGAGACTGTGGACACCGTCGTAGAGGCGGGCTATCGCATCGGCGACCGGGTGATCCGGGCCGCCCGTGTGGTGGTGGCTTCCCCGAAGGCCTAG
- a CDS encoding DnaJ C-terminal domain-containing protein, with protein sequence MAENEWLDKDFYKVLGVSKDATSAEITKAYRKLARKYHPDLNKTKEAEEKFKDISEAYDVLNNEDQRRKYDAIRQFAGGGARFAGGSGQGGFGGGASDFSDIFGSMFGGGAGGPGGVRFSTSGGGPTNLNDIFSMFGNAAGQGAGGYAGAGSGSPYGSGFGGGSSTYREPQEPVRGEDRNSKITLTFRQAVKGATVSLKAGGRKFKTHIPAGVKDEQKIRLPGKGKLGSNGGRAGDMYLQIHVKNDTKFSLDGNNIVMPLPVTIGEAVAGARVKALDFDGNEVTFRVPAGTSSGTEVRVGGKGVPGRDGDLVGRVEIRVPSRPSMAQKHDAKEFDKNSGEFVDEVAKERE encoded by the coding sequence ATGGCTGAGAATGAATGGCTAGATAAAGATTTTTACAAGGTGCTCGGCGTCTCCAAGGACGCGACGAGCGCGGAGATCACCAAGGCTTACCGCAAACTTGCGCGTAAGTATCATCCGGATCTCAACAAGACCAAAGAGGCTGAGGAGAAGTTCAAGGACATCTCCGAAGCCTACGATGTGCTCAACAACGAGGACCAGCGGCGCAAGTACGACGCGATCCGCCAGTTCGCGGGCGGCGGCGCAAGGTTCGCCGGCGGCTCCGGACAAGGCGGATTTGGCGGGGGAGCCTCCGACTTCTCCGACATCTTCGGTTCGATGTTCGGCGGCGGCGCAGGCGGCCCCGGTGGGGTTCGCTTCTCGACCTCCGGCGGCGGTCCGACCAACTTGAACGACATCTTCTCGATGTTCGGCAACGCGGCTGGCCAGGGCGCTGGCGGCTACGCGGGTGCGGGCTCAGGCTCGCCCTACGGTTCCGGTTTTGGCGGCGGGTCGAGCACCTACCGTGAACCGCAGGAACCGGTTCGCGGAGAAGACCGCAACTCGAAGATCACGCTGACGTTCCGTCAGGCCGTGAAGGGCGCGACCGTTTCGCTCAAAGCGGGCGGACGCAAGTTCAAGACCCACATCCCGGCCGGCGTGAAGGACGAGCAGAAGATCCGGCTTCCCGGCAAGGGCAAGCTCGGTTCCAACGGTGGGCGCGCAGGCGATATGTACCTGCAGATCCATGTGAAGAACGACACGAAGTTCAGCCTCGACGGCAACAACATCGTGATGCCGCTGCCGGTCACTATCGGCGAGGCGGTGGCTGGTGCCCGCGTCAAGGCGCTTGACTTCGACGGCAACGAAGTGACGTTCCGCGTGCCGGCCGGCACGTCAAGCGGCACCGAGGTCCGTGTCGGCGGCAAGGGTGTTCCTGGCCGTGATGGTGACTTGGTCGGACGCGTTGAGATTCGCGTGCCGAGCAGGCCCAGCATGGCGCAGAAGCACGATGCCAAGGAATTCGACAAGAATTCCGGCGAGTTCGTCGACGAGGTGGCCAAAGAGCGCGAGTGA